The following are from one region of the Salvia splendens isolate huo1 chromosome 2, SspV2, whole genome shotgun sequence genome:
- the LOC121763495 gene encoding uncharacterized protein LOC121763495 — MAAALFLLLLSLGIPSSLAYRPGDIVPMSRMGQYHASRTVWHDMIGRHCPIFAVNREALIPIPKPTGYTGADPYKISFQVGQEKFYVPWLFVINRKSSEVPMIEMHLRYSGGDLLGVSSKVVDMPKKYVELHPDIRKQFWDQQVWPKHILVRYTWEEQSEMDVASGFYVLFGSGLMLSFILSIYVLQSSKDKLARFVKETVAESSMPAGGVAKVE; from the exons ATGGCGGCGGCGTTGTTTCTCCTCTTACTGAGTTTGGGGATACCGAGCTCACTTGCTTATCGACCCGGGGATATAGTTCCTATGAGTCGAATGGGCCAATATCACGCT TCCAGAACAGTTTGGCACGACATGATCGGTAGACATTGCCCGATTTTCGCGGTTAATCGCGAG GCGTTGATTCCTATACCTAAGCCCACTGGATATACTGGTGCTGATCCGTACAAAAT ATCATTTCAAGTTGGTCAagagaaattttatgttccttGGCTTTTTGTTATCAACCGAAAGAGTTCTGAAGTCCCAATGATTGAGATGCATCTG AGGTACTCAGGAGGTGATTTGCTTGGCGTCTCTTCAAAAGTTGTAGATATGCCGAAAAAAT ATGTAGAACTTCATCCAGACATACGTAAACAATTTTGGGATCAGCAAGTATGGCCAAAACATATTCTTGTCAGATACACCTG GGAGGAGCAGTCGGAGATGGATGTGGCTTCTGGATTTTATGTTCTCTTTGGATCAG GGCTGATGCTTTCTTTCATTCTCTCAATCTATGTCTTACAATCATCAAAAGATAAACTAGCAAG GTTTGTGAAGGAGACAGTAGCTGAAAGCAGCATGCCTGCTGGAGGTGTTGCCAAAGTTGAATGA
- the LOC121763485 gene encoding non-specific lipid-transfer protein 1-like encodes MEKAIIMLIMAVVAAAAAAQGEAAVSCSTVMTDLSPCINYVMYGGAQVPPVNCCQGIRSLYNQATSTPDRQTVCSCLKSVANSATPAIITNAAALPSKCGVNIPYKISPSTDCSTVR; translated from the exons ATGGAGAAAGCTATTATAATGTTAATCATGGCAGtggtggcggcggcagcggcggcgcagGGCGAGGCGGCGGTGTCGTGCTCGACGGTGATGACGGACCTCTCCCCGTGCATCAACTACGTGATGTACGGGGGAGCGCAGGTGCCGCCGGTGAACTGCTGCCAGGGGATAAGGTCGCTCTACAACCAGGCCACCTCCACCCCGGACCGCCAGACCGTCTGCTCGTGCCTCAAGTCCGTCGCCAACTCCGCCACGCCGGCCATCATCACCAACGCCGCCGCTCTCCCCTCCAAATGCGGCGTCAACATTCCCTACAAGATCAGCCCCTCCACTGACTGCTCCAC AGTTCGCTAG
- the LOC121771249 gene encoding non-specific lipid-transfer protein 1-like: MEVKNHARMLVCLAVMVALLSPESEAVVSCDRIRNNLGPCLGYLRGGVITSPCCAGVRAVAASARTAADRRMACRCLVAAAQSMRGIIDLGNAARLPRKCGVNIPYQISPNTDCSRVV, encoded by the exons atggaggTGAAAAATCATGCGCGGATGCTAGTGTGCCTGGCTGTGATGGTTGCACTATTGTCACCCGAGTCCGAGGCGGTTGTATCGTGCGACCGTATTCGCAATAACCTAGGGCCGTGCCTAGGTTATCTGCGCGGCGGCGTAATAACATCGCCGTGCTGCGCTGGGGTTAGGGCGGTGGCGGCCTCGGCCAGAACCGCCGCCGACCGCCGTATGGCATGCCGATGCTTGGTGGCGGCCGCTCAATCGATGCGCGGGATTATAGATTTGGGGAATGCTGCGAGGCTTCCACGAAAATGTGGGGTTAATATACCGTACCAAATTAGCCCTAACACCGACTGTTCTAG GGTTGTTTGA